A genome region from Fodinibius salicampi includes the following:
- a CDS encoding VOC family protein: MERVIGFGGIFFKADNPKALSQWYKKHLGVPIDETYGGYTFDWKNDSLRPKKGYTIWSPFKSDTDYLNPSDKEFMFNFIVADLPKLLQVLKEEGINQVGEMEDTEFGRFAWIMDPEGNKIELWEPADQ, translated from the coding sequence ATGGAAAGAGTTATTGGATTCGGGGGTATTTTCTTTAAGGCAGATAATCCTAAGGCGTTGAGCCAGTGGTATAAAAAACACCTGGGAGTTCCTATTGATGAAACATATGGGGGCTATACCTTCGACTGGAAAAATGATAGCCTGCGCCCCAAAAAAGGATATACGATCTGGAGTCCATTCAAAAGTGATACCGACTACCTTAATCCGAGTGATAAGGAGTTTATGTTCAACTTTATAGTAGCGGATTTACCTAAACTTTTACAGGTGTTAAAAGAGGAAGGTATCAATCAGGTCGGGGAGATGGAAGATACCGAATTTGGCAGGTTTGCGTGGATCATGGATCCTGAAGGCAATAAAATTGAGTTGTGGGAACCTGCTGATCAGTAA